CAGAATCCATTATAGCAGGGACGATCGCCTTATTATTAGGACCAGGGGTAGCAGGAGCGATCGCTGTTGGATTAGGAGTAGCTACAGATGACTATTTAGCGGGGGGATTATTTCCCGAAGCGACACGCACTGTGTGGTCTCAATCTCCTGGGGTATTTATTAATATAGTCTTTGCAGCTTTATTTCTCGGGGAAATCATCCCAAAACCTAAAGAAATTTGGCGCAAAACTTCTCCCCAGGTGGCTTTTGGTCAGACCTTAGCTTGGGGACAATACGCTTTACCTATACTAGTAACCCTAGTGATTTTGATTCCCATTTTCGATGTAGATCCCATAGTAGCTTCTTTAGTAGAGATTAGCTTTGAAGGGGGACATGGAACAGCTGCGGGAATGGCGGATACTTTTACGAGATTAGATTTTCCCGACGGTGGAGATTTATCCCTAGGATTAGCCACAGTAGGTATCGTCACAGGGGTAATCGCGGGAACAATGTTAGCTGATTGGGGAAGACGTAACAATTATATAGCAGAAACACCAACAGAAGTCACCACAGGAGACGCGCAATTTCAACCCACCGCACATCCAGAAAGCGATCGCGTTTTAACCAGAAGATACCGTTTAATGCGTAACCTCTTAATCGATCCTCTCTCTTTAAACTTTGGGTTTACAGCTTTAGCGGTGCTGATTGGTTGGCTACTCTTAGAACTACTCAGAATAGTAGAATCCTTAACTTGGGGACAAACTGGGTTTGAATTAGCCGAAGCGATTCCCTTATTTCCTATGGCTTTAATCGGGGGGATTATTGTACAATTAGTCACGAAAAGACTGGATTTAGACTCCTTGATTATCAGAAACCTACAGGAAAGAATAGCAGGAGTTGCTCTAGACATAGTAGTAGTAACCGCTTTAGCATCGATTAGGTTAGAAGTTTTAGGGGCTAATTTACCAGTTTTTCTGATTCTCTCTGTCGTAGGGATTGTCTGGAACATTCTCGCTTTTATTTACCTAGCACCTAGAATTTTACCTAGTTATTGGTTTGAAAGAGGTATCGGTGATATGGGTCAATCTATGGGGGTTACAGCTACAGGGATTTTATTGATTAAAATGGTAGATCCTCATAATCGTACAGGTGCATTTGAAAGTTTTGCTTATAAACAGTTATTTTTTGAACCAATCGTAGGTGGGGGTTTATTTACCGCAGCTGCACCTACTTTGATTCGTCAGTTTGGTTTAATTCCTGTGTTGTTATTAACCACGGGTTTGTTAGCTTTTTGGTTAATCTTTGGTTTTTGGAACTATAAAGTAATTAAAAAGCAAATGATAGCTGAATTAGACGAGGACAGAGAAAGAGAACCATTATTGTAATGATCCTATTTCCCGATACAAAAACGACTGAAAATACGGTCTAAAACCGATTCTGTGACCTCTTCACCCGTAATCTCTCCCAAAGCTTGTACCGCTGTCCTTAAATCAATCGTCCAGAAGTCTAGGGGGAGTTCTGCTTCTATGGTTTCTAGTACATGAGCTAAGGAAATTTTAGCCCGGGTAAGGACTTCTGCTTGTCTTTGATTGAGAGCAAATTCTAAATTAGCTGCTTTGATTTGGTTTTCTTGAGCTAGTTTAACGATAATATTCTCTAAATCCTCGATACCCTGATTCTGAGTAGCTGCAGTAGCGATGGTATAATTAATTGACTCAGGATAGACTACTGTATGAGCAGGAACTAGATCACTTTTATTAATTACTAAAATCAGGGG
The window above is part of the Gloeocapsa sp. DLM2.Bin57 genome. Proteins encoded here:
- a CDS encoding sodium:glutamate symporter, which produces MFSLINVLFAFITIAILILVGRFLKQKIKLFQKLYLPESIIAGTIALLLGPGVAGAIAVGLGVATDDYLAGGLFPEATRTVWSQSPGVFINIVFAALFLGEIIPKPKEIWRKTSPQVAFGQTLAWGQYALPILVTLVILIPIFDVDPIVASLVEISFEGGHGTAAGMADTFTRLDFPDGGDLSLGLATVGIVTGVIAGTMLADWGRRNNYIAETPTEVTTGDAQFQPTAHPESDRVLTRRYRLMRNLLIDPLSLNFGFTALAVLIGWLLLELLRIVESLTWGQTGFELAEAIPLFPMALIGGIIVQLVTKRLDLDSLIIRNLQERIAGVALDIVVVTALASIRLEVLGANLPVFLILSVVGIVWNILAFIYLAPRILPSYWFERGIGDMGQSMGVTATGILLIKMVDPHNRTGAFESFAYKQLFFEPIVGGGLFTAAAPTLIRQFGLIPVLLLTTGLLAFWLIFGFWNYKVIKKQMIAELDEDREREPLL